The following are encoded together in the Dickeya lacustris genome:
- the yghX gene encoding YghX family hydrolase: MASHQCSIFSAYLILLICPVKNGGITAQQVEFTDPAILPEYITYPSPKGHGNVRGYLVRPAKISGPIPAIVVVHENRGLNPYIEDVARRLAKAGFLALAPDGLSSVGGYPGNDDKGRELQQKVDPTKLMNDFFAAVEFLLHHQNSTGKVGITGFCYGGGVANAAAVAYPELAAAVPFYGRQPKAEDVAHINAPLLLHYAERDESINAGWPAYEAALKAANKPYEAYVYAGTNHGFHNDSTPRYDSAAAELAWSRTLTWFRRYLA, from the coding sequence ATGGCTTCACACCAATGCAGCATATTCAGCGCTTATCTGATTCTACTTATCTGCCCGGTTAAAAATGGGGGGATTACCGCACAGCAAGTGGAATTTACCGACCCGGCAATCCTGCCCGAGTACATCACCTACCCCTCACCAAAGGGGCACGGCAACGTGCGGGGGTATTTGGTGCGTCCAGCCAAAATCAGCGGCCCAATACCGGCCATCGTGGTCGTGCATGAAAACCGTGGACTGAACCCTTACATTGAAGACGTTGCGCGGCGACTGGCCAAAGCTGGCTTTCTGGCACTGGCACCCGATGGCCTGAGCTCTGTTGGCGGCTACCCAGGCAACGATGACAAAGGGCGGGAATTGCAGCAAAAAGTAGACCCGACCAAACTGATGAATGACTTTTTTGCCGCCGTTGAGTTTCTCCTCCACCATCAGAATTCAACCGGTAAAGTCGGCATCACGGGGTTCTGTTATGGCGGCGGCGTTGCCAATGCGGCGGCGGTTGCCTACCCGGAGCTGGCCGCCGCCGTTCCTTTTTACGGCAGACAACCCAAAGCCGAAGATGTCGCTCACATTAACGCCCCGCTCTTACTGCACTACGCCGAGCGCGATGAAAGCATCAACGCAGGCTGGCCCGCTTACGAGGCAGCGTTAAAGGCAGCCAATAAACCCTACGAAGCTTATGTTTATGCGGGCACCAACCACGGTTTTCATAATGACTCCACCCCTCGATACGACAGCGCTGCCGCTGAACTGGCCTGGTCGCGCACACTAACCTGGTTTCGTCGTTATCTGGCGTAA
- the zapE gene encoding cell division protein ZapE, with amino-acid sequence MQRVTPLALYQQALAAQTYQPDAVQHQTVIRLSALHQALVEEVWARSETSAGLLQTWRNWFRQKEKTPAPVQGLYMWGGVGRGKTWLMDLFFHSLPSERKLRLHFHRFMLRVHEELNQLQGQENPLEKVADGFKAQTDILCFDEFFVSDITDAMLLAELLRALFSRGITLVATSNIPPDELYRNGLQRARFLPAIALIKQHCDVLNVDAGIDYRLRTLTQAHLYLTPINTQTDEALRVMFSRLCGQQASEPGPILEINHRPLATRYAADGVLAVDFSTLCVEARSQNDYIALSRLYHTVLLHHVPVMHVQHENAARRFLALVDEFYERRVKLVISAQAPMFEIYQGEHLKFEYQRCLSRLQEMQSEAYLSEAHLP; translated from the coding sequence ATGCAGAGAGTAACCCCTTTGGCGCTTTATCAGCAGGCTCTGGCAGCGCAAACCTACCAGCCAGACGCGGTGCAACATCAAACCGTAATACGGCTGAGTGCGCTGCATCAGGCGCTGGTAGAAGAGGTTTGGGCTCGTTCAGAAACGTCAGCCGGTCTGTTGCAAACATGGCGCAACTGGTTTCGGCAAAAGGAAAAAACGCCCGCACCGGTGCAAGGGCTATACATGTGGGGTGGCGTGGGGCGGGGTAAAACCTGGTTAATGGATCTGTTTTTTCACAGTCTGCCTTCCGAGCGTAAGCTCCGGCTACATTTCCATCGTTTTATGCTGCGTGTGCATGAGGAACTCAACCAGTTACAGGGGCAGGAGAATCCATTGGAGAAAGTCGCCGATGGCTTCAAGGCGCAGACGGATATCCTGTGCTTTGATGAGTTTTTTGTCTCTGATATTACCGATGCGATGCTATTAGCCGAACTGTTACGGGCCTTGTTCTCACGCGGTATTACGCTAGTGGCGACCTCGAATATTCCACCGGATGAACTGTATCGCAATGGCTTGCAGCGCGCCCGCTTTCTGCCTGCGATTGCATTGATAAAGCAACACTGTGATGTGCTCAATGTGGATGCGGGGATTGATTACCGGCTAAGAACACTGACGCAAGCCCACCTCTATCTCACGCCGATCAACACGCAGACTGATGAGGCGCTACGGGTGATGTTCAGTCGTCTTTGTGGGCAGCAAGCCAGTGAGCCGGGGCCGATACTGGAAATCAACCATCGTCCGCTGGCGACGCGCTATGCCGCCGACGGGGTACTGGCGGTAGATTTCTCGACCTTGTGCGTAGAGGCGCGCAGTCAGAATGATTACATCGCACTGTCACGGCTCTATCACACGGTGTTGTTGCACCATGTGCCGGTGATGCACGTTCAGCATGAAAATGCAGCGCGCCGTTTTCTGGCGTTGGTCGATGAGTTTTACGAGCGGCGAGTCAAACTGGTTATCTCTGCACAGGCCCCGATGTTTGAAATTTATCAGGGTGAACACCTGAAGTTCGAATACCAGCGCTGTTTGTCCCGGTTACAGGAAATGCAGAGCGAGGCGTATCTCAGCGAGGCGCATTTACCGTAA
- the zapG gene encoding Z-ring associated protein ZapG, whose product MTWESALIGFAIGIIIGAVAMRFGNRKLRQQQALQNELEKKKSELDAYRQELVSHFASSAELLDKMARDYRQLYQHMAKSSNNLLPDVPVQDNPFRYRLTEAESDNDQAPVDMPPRDYSDGASGLLRATRTTDK is encoded by the coding sequence ATGACCTGGGAGTCTGCGCTGATTGGATTTGCCATCGGTATCATTATTGGGGCTGTCGCCATGCGGTTCGGCAACCGCAAGCTGCGTCAGCAACAGGCTTTGCAGAACGAGCTGGAGAAGAAAAAATCGGAACTGGACGCATATCGTCAAGAATTGGTCAGCCACTTTGCCAGCAGCGCAGAGTTGCTTGATAAAATGGCACGCGACTATCGCCAGCTTTATCAGCATATGGCGAAAAGCTCCAACAACTTGCTGCCTGACGTACCGGTGCAAGACAACCCATTTCGCTATCGTTTGACAGAGGCCGAATCAGACAACGATCAGGCACCTGTTGATATGCCGCCGCGCGATTACTCCGATGGCGCATCGGGTTTGCTGCGCGCGACAAGAACCACCGATAAATAA